A part of Kitasatospora acidiphila genomic DNA contains:
- a CDS encoding DUF6758 family protein, protein MRGEPSCPRCAGRVRAPGLFSDTWQCDTHGAVHPMQPVLPPSVEALGVAVARSEVPVWLPWPLPVSWLYTGIAHAGDDLSGARATAVACSGPAPLGGFGELVLVAEELGVGLGARYAGLKGPDPGEAIALDRPADTKLLAAGRPTPMWHVQGAPDDRAVYVGEARGLWIWAIAWPEQSALLMYDELVLTDLRDAGAELELLPCGALSPRLLG, encoded by the coding sequence ATGAGGGGCGAGCCAAGTTGCCCGAGGTGCGCCGGTCGGGTGCGCGCCCCCGGTCTCTTCTCCGACACCTGGCAGTGCGACACGCATGGCGCCGTCCACCCGATGCAGCCGGTACTGCCCCCGAGTGTGGAGGCCCTGGGGGTGGCGGTGGCCCGGTCCGAGGTCCCGGTCTGGCTGCCCTGGCCGCTCCCGGTGAGCTGGCTCTACACCGGCATCGCGCACGCTGGTGACGATCTCTCCGGTGCCCGGGCCACGGCGGTGGCCTGCTCGGGTCCGGCCCCGCTGGGCGGCTTCGGCGAACTGGTGCTGGTGGCCGAGGAGCTGGGCGTCGGCCTCGGCGCACGCTATGCGGGGCTCAAGGGCCCGGATCCGGGCGAGGCCATCGCACTGGACCGGCCGGCCGACACCAAGCTGCTGGCCGCCGGGCGCCCGACCCCGATGTGGCACGTGCAGGGCGCCCCGGACGACCGCGCGGTCTATGTCGGCGAGGCCCGCGGCCTCTGGATCTGGGCGATCGCCTGGCCCGAGCAGTCGGCGCTGCTGATGTACGACGAGCTGGTCCTCACCGATCTGCGGGACGCCGGGGCCGAGCTGGAGCTGCTGCCCTGCGGGGCGCTCTCCCCCCGCCTGCTCGGCTGA